A stretch of Flavobacterium sp. N2270 DNA encodes these proteins:
- the pseI gene encoding pseudaminic acid synthase, whose protein sequence is MITFKIKDILVGNDSPCFIIAELSANHGGDIKIAIETIKAAKRAGADAIKLQTFKPETITINCKNDDFKINQGTLWDGQFLYDLYKTTALPWEWHNELINTATSEGLICFSSPFDKTAVDFLETLNVPAYKIASFEITDIPLIEYTASKMKPIIISTGIAELADIELAVEACKRVGNHDIALLKCTSSYPAPIEEANMIMVKDLAERFNVVSGLSDHTMGATVPIVATAFGAKIIEKHFILDRSIGGADASFSMNEEEFTVMVKAVREAEKAIGKVDYALTEKQKKGRDFSRSLYIAENIKKGAVFTEENLRSVRPGFGLHPKYYNQIIGTVADKDYEKGDRFLKEMN, encoded by the coding sequence ATGATAACTTTTAAAATTAAAGATATACTTGTAGGTAATGACTCACCATGTTTTATTATTGCAGAACTTTCTGCCAATCATGGTGGAGATATAAAAATTGCAATTGAAACTATTAAAGCAGCAAAACGTGCTGGGGCAGATGCTATAAAACTTCAAACATTTAAACCTGAAACAATTACCATAAACTGCAAGAATGATGACTTTAAGATTAATCAAGGAACACTTTGGGATGGTCAATTTCTTTATGATTTATACAAAACAACTGCATTACCTTGGGAATGGCATAATGAATTAATAAATACTGCTACTTCTGAAGGACTAATTTGTTTTTCTTCACCTTTTGATAAAACAGCGGTTGATTTTTTAGAGACATTGAATGTGCCTGCTTATAAAATTGCTTCTTTTGAAATTACTGATATTCCGTTGATTGAATATACTGCTTCTAAAATGAAACCTATTATTATTTCTACTGGAATTGCAGAATTAGCAGATATTGAATTGGCTGTTGAAGCGTGTAAAAGAGTAGGGAACCACGATATTGCATTACTGAAATGTACCTCAAGTTATCCAGCACCTATTGAAGAAGCAAACATGATTATGGTTAAAGATTTAGCGGAGCGATTTAATGTAGTTTCTGGGCTTTCAGATCATACCATGGGAGCTACGGTGCCTATTGTAGCTACCGCTTTTGGAGCAAAAATAATTGAAAAGCATTTTATTTTAGACAGGTCTATTGGTGGTGCTGATGCATCTTTTTCAATGAATGAGGAAGAGTTTACAGTAATGGTAAAAGCTGTTAGAGAGGCTGAAAAAGCAATTGGTAAAGTAGATTATGCGTTGACAGAAAAACAAAAAAAAGGCAGGGATTTCAGTCGTTCTTTATATATTGCAGAAAACATTAAAAAAGGAGCAGTTTTTACTGAAGAAAATCTTCGTTCAGTGCGTCCAGGTTTTGGTTTGCATCCGAAATATTACAATCAAATTATTGGCACTGTGGCAGACAAAGATTATGAAAAAGGAGATCGGTTTTTAAAAGAAATGAACTAA
- a CDS encoding ATP-grasp domain-containing protein has protein sequence MKFKCKILVTGCGGDIGQSIGKLLNNHVDDLYGIDISNKNAAQFIYNNFSLGERCTNENFISFLTNFVQENKIDFIIPVSEPELRFFSEHNIHDNIGGAKLITASLFALEIGFDKLKTAIFLKDNNLPFPKTQNVNEVDQLSFYPVILKSRTGSGSSQVYVVHDNETFQYLKRVNSEFIVQEYLDDTHGEYTCGVFRSSKGEIRTIILKRELTGGFSGYGEVIIDNSIVSVLISIAEKLNLKGSINVQLRITSKGPVVFEINPRFSSTVLFRHLFGFKDVIWSIEDALGLPISKYTANAIGKKFYKGFNEYIS, from the coding sequence ATGAAATTTAAATGTAAAATTTTGGTTACTGGTTGTGGTGGTGATATTGGACAAAGTATTGGTAAGCTCCTCAATAATCATGTAGATGATTTGTATGGAATAGATATTTCGAATAAAAATGCTGCTCAATTTATTTATAATAATTTCTCTTTAGGAGAAAGATGTACTAATGAAAACTTTATTTCTTTTTTAACTAACTTTGTACAGGAAAATAAAATTGATTTTATAATTCCAGTTTCTGAACCAGAATTACGTTTTTTTTCTGAACATAATATACATGATAATATAGGTGGAGCAAAATTAATTACTGCTTCTTTATTCGCATTAGAAATTGGTTTTGATAAATTAAAAACAGCAATTTTTTTAAAGGATAATAATCTTCCATTTCCAAAGACACAAAATGTAAATGAAGTTGATCAATTGAGTTTTTATCCTGTTATTTTGAAATCAAGAACTGGTTCAGGAAGTTCTCAAGTATATGTGGTTCATGATAATGAAACATTTCAATACCTTAAACGTGTGAATTCAGAATTTATAGTTCAAGAATATTTAGATGACACACATGGAGAATATACTTGTGGTGTTTTTAGAAGTAGTAAAGGAGAAATACGAACGATAATCTTAAAAAGAGAGTTAACAGGTGGATTCAGTGGTTATGGAGAAGTAATAATTGATAATTCAATTGTAAGTGTTTTAATTTCAATTGCTGAAAAATTAAATTTAAAAGGAAGTATTAATGTTCAATTACGAATAACTAGCAAAGGGCCAGTCGTATTTGAAATTAATCCACGTTTCTCTAGCACAGTTCTTTTTAGACACCTTTTTGGATTTAAAGATGTAATTTGGTCTATAGAAGATGCACTCGGTCTTCCTATTTCTAAATATACAGCTAATGCTATTGGTAAAAAATTTTATAAAGGATTTAACGAATATATATCATAA